One Eurosta solidaginis isolate ZX-2024a chromosome 1, ASM4086904v1, whole genome shotgun sequence genomic window, GTTCTTGTCCAGAGAACCTAGTCCGCTGGcagcttttgaattaaattttagaGGTAATACTTAAGCAGGAAACTTTAAAATTAAGaacgcattttttttttcagatgcatATCCTACCGAAAATCCATTGGTATTCATCGCACCAGAACTAACTGATCCGAGCAAAGTTAGTCTTCTACACTTTCCGAATGGTGCCATGAGGAAGAACTCTGAGGTGGATTTCGTGATCAAGCGCAATGGTGTTAAAGGAAATTTCGACGTTAAGGTGAGATTTTAAACACGAATGGTACATCTGTATGTAAAACTGCTTTAAGTCCCCTGTCTACAGGTGTCGGCAAGTctgttaaataaattaataaatgcaaggcgcgatagcctccttAGAGATTTAGGCCCGAACCTctcgggacgggatctacatgtttaatgccgactccgaacggcagatgaattttcactgagaagcttttcattgcagaaatacgaTCGGAGTAATTGTCAAATCacgatcttcagtgtggtaggtggagcacgctacaataacaccacggtggccgcaaactACTACGTTTTTAGTAGATATTTATGGCCTAACATTAGGTAAATTTTTTAGGATGTTATAGTGGCCACTGTTTTATGGGATTGCACTGCGAAAGAGTTCAGTCGTAGCTGTGAGAGAAAAGGGGAAACAGAAAGTGTTGTTCAGGTAATTTGCAGGTTCCCTGCTCAAGGGGAGTTATGGAATGACTGCTTCGCATAGTGTTCGACTCCAAAATCGAGTAGACAGTGTCAAAACCAAAACTAGGACGAAACCGATTCCAATACCGGAAATGAGACCAGGGTGAAAACGGAACCGAGTATTGGTCTGATTCTGGAAACGAAACCAGAATCGAATTCGGCGCCATAAGATATTGCCAAACGCTTCTTCGATGTGCAGAAAGCCCCCAAACTTCATTTCTTCCGCCTTTATATATTTATTCTAATAGATCTATAAATTTGTTCATTCCATTACAGATTGAGAATCCTTCCGGTACAAGCGTTATCATGCCTTTACAAATTATTGACCCAGAACGTTTAAATGTGCGTTTTTGCTTAAGCGAGGCTGGCCTCTATAAAGTACACATTAAGTTAAATTCCGTGCCATTACCTAAATCACCATTTATAATTATCTCAATTTGTGGCGAACCCGAGAGCAATGCCCGCAAAATGGAATGTAAGTTAgctaataatttgtttttttttttttttttaatctttatattTTCTCCAcccacttcgtacatacatagtGCCTATTTTCAAATCAGATGCAAGTTGTGTGACCTACCGCGGACTGGGTCTAACACACATTT contains:
- the LOC137238343 gene encoding filamin-A translates to MFRVSQEIRLNTSNNNNNAEVTRYCNTTNVDSENDCIFGKYQRTPDADAYPTENPLVFIAPELTDPSKVSLLHFPNGAMRKNSEVDFVIKRNGVKGNFDVKIENPSGTSVIMPLQIIDPERLNVRFCLSEAGLYKVHIKLNSVPLPKSPFIIISICGEPESNARKMELPIFKSDASCVTYRGLGLTHISLDEKNEFYVDGSAAGNNMLFVGIFGPKGQCDEVIIKHCGNNTYKITYEVHDSGDYLLVAKWGDEHIPGSPFQLTAM